The DNA window CATTTTAAAGAAAATACTCAACCTTCCTATACCACACAAGCTATTGATCTTAAAGCACTATTACCAATAAACAAGCTAATTCCAAAACTACTTAATAATCAAGTGGTTTTTATTGGGGAGCAGCATCCTCGCTTTGATCATCACCTAAACCAGCTTTCAATTATTCGTGGGCTTTATCTTAAACATACTAATCTAGCTATTGGTATGGAATACTTCCAACAGCCTTTCCAAAAATACTTGGATCAATACATTGCTGGAAAGTTAACTACTCATGAACTAATCAAGAAAACCGAATACTATAATCGTTGGCGTTATGATTTTCGATTATATGAACCTATCTTAAAGTATGCCCGTGCCCATCATATTCCTATAATTGCACTAAATGCACCGACAGAAATTGTACAAAAGGTGGGTAGAGATGGATTAGGTAAACTTACAACACAAGAAAAGGCACAAATTCCCACAGATATTGATTTTTCAGACGAGGAGTATGCTCATCGGTTAAAAAGGATATTTCAGGATCACCCTCAGTTTTTTGGAAGCTTCGAGACTTTTCATGAAGCTCAACTTGTTTGGGATGAAACGATGGCTGATAGAGCAGCATCTTTTTTAAAAGATCATCCAGATAATTATATGGTAGTGTTGGCTGGTAATGGACACTTTGCTTATGGATCTGGGATTCCCAATCGACTTTACCGTCGTTTACCTAATATAAAAACATCTATCATATTAAACGATTGGGAAAGAGCAATAGAGCCTGCGGTTGCAAACTATACTTTGATCTCTCAAGAGAAACAATTGCCTAATGCAGGATTTCTTGGACTGATGTTAGAGGAGACTATAGAGCATGGTCTTAAGGTTGAGGACTTTTCTAAAGAAAGCCCAGCGAAAACAGCAGGAGTTAAGATAAAGGATAAAATTCTTGCTTTAAATGATCAATCTGTTTCGAAAATGTCTAATATTAAAGAGGTGATGTGGGATAAAAAACCCGGTGATGAAGTCATAGTTAAAGTAAGTCGTAGTGAACTTATTGGCGAGGGGCAAGAATTAGTTTTTAAAGTTATTCTCAAATGATTTTTATATCTATTGGGGGTGGTAATGGTAGCACCAAATTTTTGGAAACATAAAACCTTAAATGAAATGACTAATGAAGAATGGGAGGCTCTATGTGATAGATGTGGTCAATGCTGTCTCCATAAATTAGAGGATGAAGATACTGGAGAAATTTTTTACACTAATGTTGCTTGTCGTTTATTAAATATCCATAGTGGCCGCTGCTCAAATTACTGTCATCGTACTCAAGTAGTTGGAGATTGTATTAGTTTACGGAAAAATTTTAATGAGGCTTTAAGGTGGCTCCCTAAAACCTGTGCTTATCGTCTCATTAGTGAGGGAAAAGAATTATTTAATTGGCATCCTCTCATTTCTGGTACAGAAGAAACAGTACACCTAGCAGGTATATCAATTAGCACTCAAACTATTGTTTTAGAAAATGAAGTAGATGATTTAGAAGATCATATTATTGAATAACTAATATTTCTAATATATTAATATTTATCCGCTAGATTGGGTGAATAATCTCTGGATGGTGCATCTTTTTCTGAGTAATCTTCTTCTTTTGATTTATGAGTACGACAACCTAAACAACGGGCGAATGTAGCTCGTGCAGGACCTTTAACTAAAGTATTAGCAGCACCCTCTACATGCCCACTAATCGCTGTAAACGGTAAGCTTACTAAAAAAACAGCAGATCCTAATCCGGTAGCTACGCCTAATATAGGTCGAGCAATAAGTAGGTCCCCGAGTTTCCGGAAATAATTCCGACTTTCAGTATCTACTGAATCATCTATATTCATTTCAGCTTCTTGGTCATAGTCATCTCTTCCTATACCAGATGCCAGAGCAGCATTAAAAAAACTACTAATTAATATTAAGCACAGAAAATAAACTAGTTTTTTAGGAAAAACACTATTCATATAAAATTAAAGATGGTTTAAAAATTTATAGAATACTTCAAAATTCAATATAATTAAGATGGGGCTATTTAGCAATAATAATTGCTTGTTTTTATCATATTTTAAAATAAGTATCTCTGGTAGATTATTAAGTTTATAATTATTTTCAACAAAAAAATAAAACTTTTTATCTGCTTATTAAATAGGTTTTTTTATATTTCTGCCCTAAAGTATAGATAGACTATCTAGGGGGAAATTCTTATAAATAAAGGGCTGATTTATGCATAGAGTAACTTTACTTCGTCATGGAGAGAGTATATGGAATTTAGAAAATCGTTTTACTGGCTGGACTGATGTTGAGCTCTCAGAAAATGGCATCAAGGAAGCAAGCCATGCTGGTAAAATACTAAAAGATGCTGGTTACGAGTTTGATAAAGCCTATACTTCGCTATTAAAACG is part of the Candidatus Nitrosacidococcus sp. I8 genome and encodes:
- a CDS encoding ChaN family lipoprotein, whose translation is MNNKALVLILYFIFFLSSVSVYGEEQIHSHSEYKQHSHFKENTQPSYTTQAIDLKALLPINKLIPKLLNNQVVFIGEQHPRFDHHLNQLSIIRGLYLKHTNLAIGMEYFQQPFQKYLDQYIAGKLTTHELIKKTEYYNRWRYDFRLYEPILKYARAHHIPIIALNAPTEIVQKVGRDGLGKLTTQEKAQIPTDIDFSDEEYAHRLKRIFQDHPQFFGSFETFHEAQLVWDETMADRAASFLKDHPDNYMVVLAGNGHFAYGSGIPNRLYRRLPNIKTSIILNDWERAIEPAVANYTLISQEKQLPNAGFLGLMLEETIEHGLKVEDFSKESPAKTAGVKIKDKILALNDQSVSKMSNIKEVMWDKKPGDEVIVKVSRSELIGEGQELVFKVILK
- a CDS encoding YcgN family cysteine cluster protein, with protein sequence MVAPNFWKHKTLNEMTNEEWEALCDRCGQCCLHKLEDEDTGEIFYTNVACRLLNIHSGRCSNYCHRTQVVGDCISLRKNFNEALRWLPKTCAYRLISEGKELFNWHPLISGTEETVHLAGISISTQTIVLENEVDDLEDHIIE